Proteins from one Primulina huaijiensis isolate GDHJ02 chromosome 18, ASM1229523v2, whole genome shotgun sequence genomic window:
- the LOC140963802 gene encoding uncharacterized protein isoform X1, which produces MNSVFSEEILADKLSKLNSTQQCIETLSHWCIFHRGKAEQVVATWDKQFHSSEMAQKVPLLYLANDILQNSKRKGTEFVTEFWKFLPSAIKDVENKGDDRGKNAVSRLVGIWEERRVFGSRAQNLRDAMLGMELPPPLELGKKRSRSVRIVKRDSRSIRTKLSIGGTTEKIVSAFHLVQNECSKEDEEMNKCKSAIHHVRKMENDVTIALTKARDPSRKTLAKELEEEEVLLKQCIEKLKVVEENRLALVSQLRDALCEQVDEKFKESELENVRTQMQVAEAHVEEAANMRKHLEENLVFSIKPSAPSSFANAKPEHMTKKSAAAIAAEVADKLTASSSSKDIMISALSSLAAEESKNAALMNFLSSTPFSKAFNSSLTPNSISDPNFAAQPNPENSPYQSLMPQTSIQGQISHTPSLYHSTLNPPPFQYLQSPCGNMVSYEYGNLPPLPPVPPPPVRPSYMVSPTASLNQNQMHMAQQQMHSGLQPSTLSMQQPMPLPQQLHAPPNFRPLAPGQSPGVLYYTHPYQSQ; this is translated from the exons ATGAACAGTGTATTCAGTGAAGAGATTCTTGCTGACAAGCTTTCGAAGCTTAACAGCACTCAGCAATGCATAGAAA CATTGTCGCACTGGTGCATCTTTCATCGTGGCAAAGCGGAACAGGTTGTTGCGACATGGGATAAACAGTTTCATAGTTCAGAAATGGCTCAAAAAGTTCCTCTTCTGTACCTTGCAAATGACATTCTGCAGAACAGCAAGCGAAAAGGGACTGAATTTGTTACTGAGTTTTGGAAGTTTCTTCCTTCAGCAATCAAAGACGTTGAAAACAAAGGCGACGATCGTGGCAAGAATGCGGTATCCCGGTTG GTTGGCATATGGGAAGAAAGGAGAGTCTTTGGTTCCCGTGCTCAAAACCTTAGAGACGCAATGCTTGGTATGGAATTGCCTCCACCATTGGAGCTTGGGAAAAAGCGTTCTCGTTCTGTCCGAATAGTTAAAAGGGATTCACGGTCTATAAGAACC AAATTGAGCATAGGCGGCACTACAGAAAAAATAGTGTCTGCTTTTCACTTGGTGCAAAATGAATGCTCCaaagaagatgaagaaatgaATAAATGCAAATCTGCAATTCATCACGTAAGAAAGATGGAAAATGATGTTACCATTGCTTTGACGAAGG CTAGGGATCCATCGAGGAAGACTCTTGCCAAAGAACTGGAGGAGGAAGAAGTTCTTTTAAAACAGTGCATTGAAAAGCTTAAAGTTGTGGAAGAGAATAGGCTGGCACTCGTGTCTCAGCTACGTGATGCACTATGTGAGCAGGTAGATGAGAAGTTCAAA GAATCTGAGCTAGAGAATGTCCGGACCCAGATGCAG GTAGCGGAAGCTCACGTTGAAGAAGCTGCAAACATGAGAAAGCATTTGGAAGAAAACCTGGTGTTCTCGATCAAACCATCGGCCCCATCATCTTTTGCCAACGCAAAACCAGAACATATGACAAAAAAATCTGCGGCTGCAATTGCAGCTGAGGTTGCGGACAAGCTTACTGCTTCAAGCTCTTCTAAGGACATCATGATATCTGCCCTTTCCTCCTTGGCAGCTGAAGAATCTAAAAATGCTGCGCTAATGAATTTTTTATCATCGACTCCTTTCTCGAAGGCATTCAACAGTTCCTTAACACCAAATTCCATTTCAGATCCTAACTTCGCAGCACAACCAAATCCTGAGAACAGCCCTTATCAATCTCTTATGCCGCAGACCTCGATTCAAGGCCAAATTTCCCACACACCATCTCTCTATCATTCTACACTGAACCCACCCCCGTTCCAATATTTGCAATCACCTTGTGGAAATATGGTCTCATACGAGTATGGGAATCTTCCTCCTCTGCCACCTGTGCCACCTCCGCCTGTACGTCCGTCTTACATGGTTAGCCCAACGGCATCGTTGAACCAGAACCAAATGCATATGGCTCAGCAGCAAATGCATAGCGGTCTTCAGCCATCAACATTATctatgcagcagccgatgccaTTGCCTCAGCAACTTCACGCACCTCCGAATTTTCGCCCTCTAGCTCCAGGTCAGTCTCCAGGAGTTTTATATTACACACACCCTTATCAGTCGCAGTGA
- the LOC140963802 gene encoding uncharacterized protein isoform X2 has translation MNSVFSEEILADKLSKLNSTQQCIETLSHWCIFHRGKAEQVVATWDKQFHSSEMAQKVPLLYLANDILQNSKRKGTEFVTEFWKFLPSAIKDVENKGDDRGKNAVSRLVGIWEERRVFGSRAQNLRDAMLGMELPPPLELGKKRSRSVRIVKRDSRSIRTKLSIGGTTEKIVSAFHLVQNECSKEDEEMNKCKSAIHHVRKMENDVTIALTKARDPSRKTLAKELEEEEVLLKQCIEKLKVVEENRLALVSQLRDALCEQESELENVRTQMQVAEAHVEEAANMRKHLEENLVFSIKPSAPSSFANAKPEHMTKKSAAAIAAEVADKLTASSSSKDIMISALSSLAAEESKNAALMNFLSSTPFSKAFNSSLTPNSISDPNFAAQPNPENSPYQSLMPQTSIQGQISHTPSLYHSTLNPPPFQYLQSPCGNMVSYEYGNLPPLPPVPPPPVRPSYMVSPTASLNQNQMHMAQQQMHSGLQPSTLSMQQPMPLPQQLHAPPNFRPLAPGQSPGVLYYTHPYQSQ, from the exons ATGAACAGTGTATTCAGTGAAGAGATTCTTGCTGACAAGCTTTCGAAGCTTAACAGCACTCAGCAATGCATAGAAA CATTGTCGCACTGGTGCATCTTTCATCGTGGCAAAGCGGAACAGGTTGTTGCGACATGGGATAAACAGTTTCATAGTTCAGAAATGGCTCAAAAAGTTCCTCTTCTGTACCTTGCAAATGACATTCTGCAGAACAGCAAGCGAAAAGGGACTGAATTTGTTACTGAGTTTTGGAAGTTTCTTCCTTCAGCAATCAAAGACGTTGAAAACAAAGGCGACGATCGTGGCAAGAATGCGGTATCCCGGTTG GTTGGCATATGGGAAGAAAGGAGAGTCTTTGGTTCCCGTGCTCAAAACCTTAGAGACGCAATGCTTGGTATGGAATTGCCTCCACCATTGGAGCTTGGGAAAAAGCGTTCTCGTTCTGTCCGAATAGTTAAAAGGGATTCACGGTCTATAAGAACC AAATTGAGCATAGGCGGCACTACAGAAAAAATAGTGTCTGCTTTTCACTTGGTGCAAAATGAATGCTCCaaagaagatgaagaaatgaATAAATGCAAATCTGCAATTCATCACGTAAGAAAGATGGAAAATGATGTTACCATTGCTTTGACGAAGG CTAGGGATCCATCGAGGAAGACTCTTGCCAAAGAACTGGAGGAGGAAGAAGTTCTTTTAAAACAGTGCATTGAAAAGCTTAAAGTTGTGGAAGAGAATAGGCTGGCACTCGTGTCTCAGCTACGTGATGCACTATGTGAGCAG GAATCTGAGCTAGAGAATGTCCGGACCCAGATGCAG GTAGCGGAAGCTCACGTTGAAGAAGCTGCAAACATGAGAAAGCATTTGGAAGAAAACCTGGTGTTCTCGATCAAACCATCGGCCCCATCATCTTTTGCCAACGCAAAACCAGAACATATGACAAAAAAATCTGCGGCTGCAATTGCAGCTGAGGTTGCGGACAAGCTTACTGCTTCAAGCTCTTCTAAGGACATCATGATATCTGCCCTTTCCTCCTTGGCAGCTGAAGAATCTAAAAATGCTGCGCTAATGAATTTTTTATCATCGACTCCTTTCTCGAAGGCATTCAACAGTTCCTTAACACCAAATTCCATTTCAGATCCTAACTTCGCAGCACAACCAAATCCTGAGAACAGCCCTTATCAATCTCTTATGCCGCAGACCTCGATTCAAGGCCAAATTTCCCACACACCATCTCTCTATCATTCTACACTGAACCCACCCCCGTTCCAATATTTGCAATCACCTTGTGGAAATATGGTCTCATACGAGTATGGGAATCTTCCTCCTCTGCCACCTGTGCCACCTCCGCCTGTACGTCCGTCTTACATGGTTAGCCCAACGGCATCGTTGAACCAGAACCAAATGCATATGGCTCAGCAGCAAATGCATAGCGGTCTTCAGCCATCAACATTATctatgcagcagccgatgccaTTGCCTCAGCAACTTCACGCACCTCCGAATTTTCGCCCTCTAGCTCCAGGTCAGTCTCCAGGAGTTTTATATTACACACACCCTTATCAGTCGCAGTGA